ATGTCTGAAATGGCTCCCCAAGTCTGAAAACCTGTTCCTGGCCTCTCACGCAAGCGGCCACCTGTACCTCTACAACGTGGAGCACTCGTGTGGCACGGCTGCACCTCAATACTCACTTTTGCGTCAAGGCGAGGGCTTCGCCGTGTACGCCTGCAAGACCAAGACACCCCGAAACCCTCTTCTACGCTGGGCCGTCGGCGAGGGCGGCCTCAACGAGTTCTCCTTCTCGCCCGACGGGGTCCACGTGGCCTGCGTGGGCCAGGACGGCTGCTTGCGTGTTTTCCATTTTGACTCCATGGAACTCCAGGGCGTGATGAGGAGTTACTTTGGAGGCCTGTTGTGCGTCTCGTGGAGCCCGGATGGCAAGTACCTGGCCACGGGGGGCGAGGACGACCTGGTCACCGTGTGGTCCTTTGCAGAGAGCCGTGTGGTGGCCCGCGGGCATGGACACAAATCCTGGGTCAACGTGGTGGCGTTTGACCCCTTCACCACCTCCCTGGAGGACGAGGAGCCCATGGAACTCAGTGGGAGTGAGGAGGACCTCCACCAGGGTGGGGCGCCCAACAATACCACCCCGCACTTCGGGCGGGTGCGAACAAGCAGCACCCTGTCACGGCTCTCACGGCACAGCTCCAAGGGCGGCGGCTCGGCGGCCGTCACCTACCGATTCGGATCTGTCGGGCAGGACACCCAGTTTTGCCTGTGGGACCTCACAGATGACATTCTGTACCCTCGTCTGCCACTTTCCCGCGCCTTTACCAATACATTTGGACCCACGCTGCCCAACTCAGGGGGTGGCGCAGTGGAGGGCCACCACCACCCACCCGTTGTGGGCACTTCCAACCCACCTACGCTGCCTCTTCCGCTCCCTCGCTCCCTCTCCCGCTCCAACTCACTTCCCCACCCGGCGGTCGCAAACACTTCTAAGAACCCGGGCGCCACGGAGGGCAGCACTGGGGGAACAGGGAGCGTGACGGGTACCGTGGGTGGTGGCCCAGGTAACACCGCGCCGTTCAGCATCGGCCGCTTTGCCACACTTTCTCTCCAGGAGCGCAAGTCGGACAAGTCTGTGGTAGGCGGCGGGGTGGAGAAAGAACACAAGCGCTACCACAGCCTTGGTAATATCAGCAAGAGTAACGATAAGATCAATGTGGCGCCGCGGGGCAGCGGGCGCCTGGATGCCGCCAAGGTGCTGGGCACCACGCTGTGCCCGCGCATGCACGAGGTGCCGCTGCTGGAGCCGCTGGTATGCAAGAAGATCGCCCACGAGAGACTCACCGTGCTCGTCTTCATGGACGACTGCATCATCACGGCGTGCCAGGAAGGGCTCATCTGCACCTGGGCCAGACCTGGCAAGGCGGTATGTGCCAGTACGGTCAGAGGACCGAGACATGCAGGAGTTTGATGAACACTAAGCGAATTGTTGTAAATTCCCGTTTTGTGTATTGTCTTGTAGAACTTAACAGCACAGAACGGAAACTCTCCAAGTGGCACGGTGGTATAGCCGCACCTTCATCCCTCCTACAATCCAAAAATGGAGGGCAACCATCAAGACCGGACCACCTCACCGATGCAGTATTTTACCCTCCGCTCACCTTGCAGAAGCCACGGCCAGCTGTATTTAagtaatttattttatcatGAGACTGTCGTAATTTATACTGTAAATAGTCAAAGTACTCTTACGGCTGTACAGGAAGCAAGTGAACACATTGTACGTGGCAACACACTGAATGTTTTTTAGGGACTCAAGTCACGATGTCACCGTCTCTTTTTAAGTTCACGCCGATTACTCTTGAGACGCTTCGACGGTTCTGAAAGCAGCGTGTTACACTCGGGTCCAAGTCATGTGACCACacgcacaaaacacacacacaaacatcaatCGCGGCATATACGTATGTCACCCTCATTTGCGTTTTGCAGTATCAGGCACccactggaaaaaaatactacaacaaaaacctatatatatataaaaaataaatattacaatgattttttttcttccaggaaAAAAGTTACAATGTTTTCAAAGAAAAGTCACTTCAAGGAAAacaggcatttttttcttcaaaggaaAGTGATGCaagtctttaaaaaattaactgtaaaaaatataattatttaaaaaaaaaaatgcacaatttttcaagaaaaccctttttttttaaataattgaacgcaggtttaaaaacagcattctttgacaggaaaaaaaagtataaatattaaTTAGTTGTTAATGTtattataaaacaatattttagtgAGGAaatttggaaatgtttttttctcttaccAAAACTATTGCAACTATTTCCagcagaggggaaaaaaatacatatttcctgaatagttaaaaaaaaaagtgttcaagaatttatttgccttttgtgggggggggggtagacattctttgaatgaaaaaaaaaaggataaagtagtttttttgtttgttttttgtcatggaaaaaggtttgcttttatttatttatttttttttgccaagtggGATTCTTTGAAAGTACGTAGTCTCTTTTTAAGTAAGATGCCATTTTTATTTCCTGCCCTTCACTTGATTTTCATGTAATATTGCCTGTGTGTTTGGCCCTGATGCTTGTTGGTAGTGTTGCACCTGAATTGCCTCTTGCAAcaatttgcacacacaaaaacaattcacGTTCCCTCCACTCGCCGCTTGGTGGACGTCATTCAGTAGTACATCTGTCAACAGATAAAGCCACATTTGTTCTAAAGTCTCCTGTGATTCAATGCTTTGCAGCGACAATAAAAACAAGCCAAGTATGTTTGTGTGTCTCTCGCCATGATGATGGCattcatgtctttttttctctctcattccAGATCAGGAAGTTGTTTCGCTTTCCTTGCTTGATTTCCTTTTGGATAATAAACATGATACTGTGAACATGCAGCGCACACGTAATGAGGatgattatactttttttttttataactgatTTACTTGCACATTGTGTAGTTTATtagaaaaattaaaaaccctTTTTAAACTGATGTGAGCAGATATAGACCATTTAACGTGTTTACAACAGAAGCTACTGTATTCACTGACCTAggagtaaaaacgtttttttagaCACACGCATGCAAACAAAAAGCTATGTTGGTCTCATGTTCACATGTTGGCAGTCATAAGTACTACTTCAGAGGTAGGAACAAGTAAACTTTTTGGATGATCACAATCAcagcaactgtttttttttattaatattttgtcaatgttacattaattaaaatgtaatttaaactaatattaaaatattaattacatgaaatacattggaataaaaaaaaagaaatttaaatgtgtatttcattgaggaaaaaaatgttcttttttaaataaaacccaACTTCTTTCTcagatttttgacatttttccagaatttgcatatttttaagaaaataaactagatacccccccacacacatatatatatttttaagttatcTTTTTGCAAAGAAATATAGAGAAAAGAGTTTCaa
The genomic region above belongs to Vanacampus margaritifer isolate UIUO_Vmar chromosome 5, RoL_Vmar_1.0, whole genome shotgun sequence and contains:
- the LOC144052137 gene encoding WD repeat-containing protein 20, coding for MAGDGGALKDINEIKSQFRTREGFYKLLTLSDSQQRGGLPRGASAGATLGPATGAGPIPGGGVGAVGLLQGPGAAAAAAAAAAAVASSSNAAANSSPAGFLPPVRVSMVKLQPEDPGEESERVCFNIGRELYFYTYTNIKKAVDLSKPIDKRIYKGTQPTCHDFNQYSASADSVALIVGFSAGQVQYLDPIKKETSKLFNEERLIDKSKVTCLKWLPKSENLFLASHASGHLYLYNVEHSCGTAAPQYSLLRQGEGFAVYACKTKTPRNPLLRWAVGEGGLNEFSFSPDGVHVACVGQDGCLRVFHFDSMELQGVMRSYFGGLLCVSWSPDGKYLATGGEDDLVTVWSFAESRVVARGHGHKSWVNVVAFDPFTTSLEDEEPMELSGSEEDLHQGGAPNNTTPHFGRVRTSSTLSRLSRHSSKGGGSAAVTYRFGSVGQDTQFCLWDLTDDILYPRLPLSRAFTNTFGPTLPNSGGGAVEGHHHPPVVGTSNPPTLPLPLPRSLSRSNSLPHPAVANTSKNPGATEGSTGGTGSVTGTVGGGPGNTAPFSIGRFATLSLQERKSDKSVVGGGVEKEHKRYHSLGNISKSNDKINVAPRGSGRLDAAKVLGTTLCPRMHEVPLLEPLVCKKIAHERLTVLVFMDDCIITACQEGLICTWARPGKANLTAQNGNSPSGTVV